A DNA window from Melanotaenia boesemani isolate fMelBoe1 chromosome 6, fMelBoe1.pri, whole genome shotgun sequence contains the following coding sequences:
- the paqr7b gene encoding membrane progestin receptor alpha-B: MATVVMEQIGRLFINAQQLRQIPQLLESAFPTLPCTVKLSDVPKVFQERHILTGYRQTDQSWRYYFLTLFQRHNETLNVWTHLLAALIILVKWQEISETVDFLRDPHAQPLFIVLLAAFTYLSFSALAHLLSAKSELSYYTFYFLDYVGVAVYQYGSALAHYYYAIEKELHTTVQGFFLPAAAFLAWLTCFGCCYGKYAGSELPKFTHKLFQVVPSALAYCLDISPVVHRIYSCYRDGCSDPIIPYHIYHVLFFLIGAYFFCCPHPESLFPGRCDFIGQGHQIFHVFVMVCTLMQIEALRTDFTVRRPFYERLHGDLAHDAVALFIFTTCCSALTAFYVRKRVRASLHEKDE, encoded by the coding sequence ATGGCAACGGTAGTGATGGAGCAGATTGGCCGGCTGTTTATCAACGCGCAGCAGCTGCGACAGATCCCTCAGCTGCTTGAGTCGGCCTTTCCCACGCTGCCTTGCACTGTGAAGTTGTCTGACGTACCCAAGGTGTTCCAAGAGCGCCACATCCTCACCGGCTACAGGCAGACGGACCAAAGCTGGCGTTACTACTTTCTCACCCTCTTCCAAAGGCACAACGAGACCCTCAATGTGTGGACCCATCTGCTGGCTGCTCTCATCATCTTGGTGAAGTGGCAAGAGATCTCAGAGACAGTGGATTTTCTGCGTGACCCTCATGCCCAGCCCCTCTTCATCGTACTCCTGGCAGCTTTCACCTACCTCTCCTTCAGTGCTCTCGCTCATCTCCTCTCTGCCAAGTCAGAGCTTTCCTACTACACCTTCTACTTCCTCGACTATGTGGGGGTTGCTGTCTACCAGTACGGGAGTGCTCTGGCACACTACTACTATGCCATAGAGAAGGAGCTGCACACCACAGTGCAGGGGTTCTTTTTACCCGCCGCAGCATTCTTGGCTTGGCTTACTTGCTTCGGGTGCTGCTATGGCAAGTATGCCGGTTCTGAGCTGCCCAAGTTCACCCACAAGCTCTTTCAAGTGGTGCCCTCAGCCTTGGCTTACTGTTTAGACATAAGCCCTGTGGTTCATCGCATTTACAGCTGCTACCGGGATGGTTGCTCCGACCCAATCATACCGTACCACATCTACCATGTGCTCTTTTTTCTAATCGGCGCCTATTTCTTCTGCTGCCCACACCCAGAGAGTTTGTTCCCTGGGAGGTGTGACTTCATCGGGCAGGGCCACCAGATCTTTCATGTGTTTGTGATGGTGTGCACCCTGATGCAAATCGAAGCGCTGCGAACAGACTTCACAGTGCGCCGCCCCTTCTACGAGCGTCTCCACGGAGATCTTGCACACGATGCCGTTGCACTCTTCATCTTCACCACCTGCTGCAGTGCTCTTACTGCTTTTTATGTGCGCAAGCGTGTACGTGCCTCTCTTCACGAGAAGGATGAGtga